The Streptomyces sp. WZ-12 genome segment GGAGGTGTAGTAGATCCACCGGGTGCGGTCGTCGGCGGCGGCTGGCGGCTCCGGCAGCGTGTCCGGGTCCCCCACGGGAAGCCCGTCCGCCACGGAGACCACCCGCGCCCCACCGCGCTCACCGACCGCCCCGCGCACCATCGCCGTGTGGTCGAACCCGCGCCACACCCCCGGTACGAGCGCGTACTCCGCCGCCGCGTCGCGCAGGATGAACCCGACCTCGCGGGCGCGGAGTTGTGGGATCACCGGCGTCTGCACGGCCCCGAGCCGGGCCAGCGCGAGCGAGGCGATCACGGTGTCGACGCGGGTGGGCAACTGCCACATCACCCGCGTCCCGGGCCCGACCCCCAGCGCCAGGAACCCGGCCGCCGCCCGCAGCGCCGCGTCCCGCACCGCCCCGAACGTCACGGCGCCGCCGCCCCCGTCGAAGAACATCGGCACCTCCCCGGAGGCCCGGGCCCGGTACTCGACCAGCTCCCACAACGTGCCTATACGGGCGACCTCGAACACGGCGCGCCTCCTGGAGTGGTGGGCGGGGTGCGCCGCGCGACTCTAGCACCGTAACTGACGAAGTGTCAGATGGTGGCGGTGGGTTGGGGGCGGCGCTGTGCGCGCGGTGTGCGCCCGCGCGTTGTGCCTCGCCTGGTCCGCGCCGGCCGTTTCGGAATGGAAACCCCGCCGCCTTCGGCAACGAGGACGGGGCCGGGCAATTGCCCGGCCCCGTCCGTGATGTCGCGACGCGAGATCTGTCGTGGCGACCTTCGATCAGGGCATGTGGTTGTCCATCGGCGTCACCTGCGCGTGGATCCGCTGAGAGGGCACCGGCATGTGATTGTCCTGCGGCGCCATGGGCGCGTGCGCGTCCTGGGCGGTGACGACGGCCGGCGCACTGGGTATGTGGTTGTCGGCCATGGCGGGCACCGCGGCGGTGCCGAGCGCGGCCGCGGTGAGGGCGGCGACGGCCAGGAATTCTCTCGTACGGTTCATTCCAACTCCTCGGAATAATAGGGGCGTTGCTGTTCCCGGAAACAAACTAGCGGCTAGTCTGCGCAGACGTTCGACGCTTGTGAGGGAAAGCGGTCGAATGTCGTGGGTTTTTACTATCCGGTCGGGAAACGCCGCAGGGGCCGAACTTCCATGGCTTCCCCTCCAAGCCACGGAAGACGACCCCTGCGATCCCCCGGATCCCCCCGGTTGTGCTCCCCCGTATTCCCCCGTCGGTTCAGTGGGTCTTACTTGGGCTCACCGAGCGGCTGGTGGTTGTCCTCGGTGGTGATACCCGTCGCGGCGATGGGCTGGTGGTTGTCCATCGGCTTGACGATGTCCCGCTCACCGGGCTTCTTCTTTTTCGCTCTCGGGGTCACACCCGGCGCGATGATGGGCTGGTGGTTGTCCATCGGCCGGATGGCATCCCGTTCGGCGGTCACCTGGGCCTTGTTGTCGGTGCTCACAGAGATCAACTCCTGAATGGGCGCTTGAGCTTGTGCCAGCCCGCCCGGCGACTCCCCCGTTGGCCGCCGGACGGGCGTGGCGCGGCCGCTCACGATAACTGTGCGGCCTGGGCACCGAGCCGCTTGCCCCCCGAGGCGGCGGTTCGATGCTGTTAAGAGTGGCCCGCCGCGATGAACGATCGATAAACGACGACGTTGGGGAGATGCGGCGGCGGTTTACGCGACCGCGGCAGGGGTGAGAAGCGCCTGCACAGCGCCCCCTTCGGGGGATCCCAGGCGCTCGAAGATGGCCAGGGATTCCTGCCAGCACACCCGCGCCCGACCGACGTGCCCGAGCGCGTGCAGGGCCCGGCCCAGGGCGGTCAGGAAGGTCGCCCGCCAGGAGTCGCCGCCGATGCCGCGCAGCGCCGTCAGGGCCTGCTCGGCGCGGTTGGCGGCACTGGCCGGCCGGCCGCCGGCCAGATCGACCTCGGCGAGCCGGAAGTTGGTCATCGCCTCCCAGAACCGCTGGCGGCTGTCCTTGAAGATGGCCAGCGCGTCGGTCAGTTGCTGGTTGGCCTCCTCCAACCGCATCGCCTCGGTGTACGCCAGGGCGAGCGCGTACATGCCGTTGGCGAGCCGGCGCCTGGCGCCCAACTCGCGGTAGATGGCGATGCCCTGTTGTGCCAGTTGGATGGCGCTGTCGACCCGCCCGGTGGCCAGGTGCACCCGGGAGAGGTTGCACAGGGCGCTGGCTTCGGACTGCCGGTTGTCGTCGTCGTGGAAGGCGGCCAGGGCCTGCCGCAGGTACCCCTCGGCGTCGCTGTGCCGGCCCTGGGCGTTGGCGATGATGCCGCGGTCGTTCGGCGCGTACGAGCAGGTGAACGCGTCCTCGGTGGCGAGGCCCAACAGCATGGCGGACTTGGCGTTCTCGTCCGCCTCGTCCAGCCGGCCGGTCAGGGTGCGCACATAGGTCAGGGCGAGGTGGAGACGGGCCTCGGCGTGCTGGTTCCCGAGCTCCCGGGCGGCCTTCAGCAGGGCGATGCTGGTCTGCTCGTACTGGAGGGCTTCGGCGCCGGACTCGGCGAGGTCCTTGACGAGCAACAGCAGGTCGGCCGCGCCCCGGATCGCGGCGGGGCCGCTGGACTGGCGGGCGCAGGAGAGCAGGCACCCCGCCTCGATGAACAGCCACTCCAGGGCCAGGGCCCGGTCCTGGAAGTCGAGTCCGGGGTAGTTGGTGCGCTCCATGTGCGCGATCAACCGGTCGCCGGGGCGCTCCAGCGCGTACATCCGGGCGGCCGTCGCCAAGTAGAAGTCCAGCAACCGCGTCAGCGCCGCGTCCCGTTCGGACGGCGGGTGTTCGTCGCGTTCGGCGCAGGCGCGGGCGTAGAGGCGGACCAGGTCGTGGAAGCGGTAGCGGCCCGGTGCGGCGGACTCCAGGAGGGAGGTGTCGACGAGCGATTCGAGGAGTTCCTCGGTGGCGTCCGCGTCCAGGTCGAGCACGGCGGCCGCCGCCATCAGGGAGATGTCCGGGCCGTCGGCCAGGCCCAGCAGGCGGAAGGCGCGGGCCTGGGCGGGCTCCAGTTGTTTGTAGCCCAGTTCGAAGGTGGCCTTCACCGCCAGGTCGCCGGCGCGGAGTTCGTCGAGCCGGCGGCGCTCGTCGGCCAGCTTGGTGGCGAGCGTCGAGACCGTCCAGGTGCGGCGGGCGGCCAGCCGGGAGGCGGCGATGCGGATGGCCAGCGGGAGGAAGCCGCAGGCGCCGACGACGGCCATGGCGGCCTGTCGTTCGGAGGTGACCCGCTCCTCGCCGACGATGCGGGTGAAGAGGGTCAGCGCCTCCTCCGGGCTCATCACGTCGAGGTCGACCAGATGGGCCGAGGCCAGGTCGATCATCCGCGAGCGGCTGGTGATCAGCGCCGCGCAGCCCGCGGTGCCCGGCAGCAGTGGCCGGACCTGCGCCGCGTCCCGGGCGTTGTCCAGCAGGGCCAGGACCCGCCGGCCGGCAAGCGTGGAGCGGAAGAGGGCGGAGCGCTCCTCCAGGCCGTCGGGGATGGCCGAGTCGGCCGTCCCCAGGGCGCGCAGGAACGCGCCGAGCACCGCCTCCGGTTCGGCCGGCGTGTGCCCGGCGCCCTGGAGGTCCACGTACAACTGCCCGTCCGGGAAGTGCTCCCGCGCGGCGTGCGCGACGTGCACCGCGAGCGTGGTCTTGCCGACGCCGCCGATGCCGGCGACCGCCGAGACCGCCATCACGCTGCCGTCCGCCGTCGCCAACTGGTCGCTGAGCTCCCTGACGAACGCGGTGCGGCCGGTGAAGTCGGCGACGGTGGCCGGGAGCTGGCGCGGGCGGACCAGGGTGGCCTCCAGCGCGTCCGGGCCGCCGGTGGGCGCCGGGGCGTCGAGCTCGGTGTCGGCCTGCAGGATGCGTTGGTGGAGCTCGGAGAGCGAGGCGCGGGGGTCCACGCCCAGCTCGTCGGCGAGCAGTTTGCGGGTGTCGGCGTAGACCGCGAGCGCCTCGGCCTGCCGGCCACTGCGGTACAGCGCCAGCATCAGCAGCTCCCGCAGCCGCTCGCGCAGCGGGTGCGCGGCGGTCAGCGCGGTGAGTTCGGAGACCGCCTCGGCGTGGTAGCCGGCCTCCAGGTCGAGGTCGAGGCGGTGCTCGGTGAGCGAGAGCCGCCACTCCTGGAGGCGGGTGCGCTGGTTCTCGGCGTACGGGCCGGGGACGCCGGCGAGCGGTTCGCCGTCCCACAAGTCCAGGGCGGCGTCGAGCAGTTCGCGGGCCCGGTCGCGGTCCCCGGCGGCCTTGGCCTTCTCGGCGTCGGCGGCGTACTGCTCGGCGGTGTCGTGGTCGAGGTCCAGGGGCGTGCCGTTCACCGGCCGCAGGGCGTAGCCGCCGGACTCGCTGGCCAGCGCCTCCGCGTCGTCGCCGAGCGCCTTGCGGAGCCGGGAGGCGTAGGTGCGCAGCGCGGCGAGCGCGGCGTGCGGCGGTTCGTCGCCCCACAGGGCGTCGACGAGCTCGGGCGCGGTGGCGGTCCGCCCGCCGCGCAGCAGCAGCGCGGCGAGCAGGGCGCGCTGCTGCGGCGAACCCACCGCGAGCGACGACCCGCCGCGCCAGGCCCGCACGGGACCGAGCACGGTGAAGCGGAGCCGCTCCCGCACCTGTCCCGGACCGTCGTCCATGGTGTCCCCCTGCCGTGTCCCGTCCGTCCGCGTTGTCATGGCCCCTCGCGCCTTTACCTCGTGCGCAACGGTCAGTCTGCCTTGTCGCGACCCGTTACGTCAGTAGGGGTCCGGAGCGTGCACAAAGCCTCCTCGTGCGGTTCCGCCGACGGGGCGCGGCCGCCCGGCGAAGCCTTGGAAGGAAACCCTCCGGTTTCTCCCGTCGCGCCCCTCCCGCGGCAATGTCCCAGCTCGGCGCCGGTGTTCGCAGTGGCTGCCACCCGTCCGTCCCCTCACCGCTCGGCCGCCCGGCCCGTGCCCCGCGCAACGCCCCACGGCCCGTGGCCCCTCTACCCCGGGCCCCGAGCCCCATCCCCGACTGGCTGGTTTGTTTCTCCCGGGGGCTCCCCTTCCCCCGCGGGTGGGCCGCGCCCCGCCGACGAGCCGCCCGGGTGCGTACACGCACGAGCGGGCCGGTTGGTTCTCGCGCGCGGGCCCCGGGTCGCCCTCCGCCGGCTCGCCCCCACCGGCCCCGAACCCCTGCCGCGCCCTCCGCATCCCCCTCCCCAGCTTACTGACGGGCCGTCAGATCGGCGCTACCGTAACGCCCATGGAGACCAACCCGGTGGAGACCAACACCCCCATCCCCAGGATCATTTCGGTCGACGACCACACCGTGGAGCCCCCCGACGTCTGGCGGGACCGGCTCCCGTCGAAGTACCACGACACCGGCCCCCGCATCGTCCGCGCACCGCTGACCGAAGTGACCTTCGTCGGCGGCAAGTTCGCCCCCAAGATGGGCGCGCCGGGCGACGACGGCCCGATGACCGACTGGTGGATCTACGAGGACCTGCACCGCCCGCTGACCCGCCTGGACACCGCCGTCGGCTACTCCCGCGACGAGATCAAACTGGAGGGCATCACCTACGAGCAGATGCGCCCCGGCTCCTTCAGCGTCCCCGAACGGCTCGCCGACATGGACGTCAACCACGTCCAGTCCGCCCTGTGCTTCCCCACCTTCCCCCGCTTCTGCGGCCAGACCTTCACCGAGGCCAAGGACCGCGAGCTGGCGCTGCTGGGGGTGCGCGCGTACAACGACTGGATGGTCCAGGAGTGGTGCGGCCCGCAGGCCGGCGGTCGGCTGATACCGCTCACCCTCATCCCCCTCTGGGACGCGGAACTGGCCGCCGAGGAGGTGCGCCGCAACGCCGCCCGCGGCGTCCGCGCCGTCTGCTTCAGCGAGATCCCGCCCCACCTGGGGCTGCCCAGCATCCACACCGACTACTGGGACCCGTTCCTGCGCGCCTGCGACGAGACCGGCACGGTCATCGCCATGCACATCGGCTCCTCGTCGAAGATGCCCTCCACCTCCGCCGACGCCCCGCCGGCCGTCGGCTCCACGATCACCTTCGCCAACTGCTGCTTCTCGATGGTCGACTGGCTGCTGAGCGGCACGTTCGACCGCTTCCCGAACCTGAGGATCATGTACGCCGAGGGGCAGATCGGGTGGATCCCGTACATCCTGGAGCGCGCGGACGTCGTCTGGGAGGAGAACCGCGCCTGGGGCGGCGTCGCCGACAAAGTCCTCCGCCCGCCCTCCGAGCTCTTCGCCGACCACGTCTACGGCTGCTTCTTCGACGACGCCTTCGGCCTGCGGAACCTCGACGCCATCGGCGTCGGCAACGTCCTCTACGAGACCGACTACCCGCACTCCGACTCCACCTGGCCCAACTCCCGCCAGGTAGCCGAGACCCAGATGTCCCACCTGCCCCCCGACACCATCGACCGCATCGTCCGCGGCAACGCCATCGAACTGCTGGGACTGACGGGGGAGGGGCTGTGGGGGCCGGGGGTGGGCGGGAGCTGAGCCGGCGTGGGGCCGGCCTCGATGGCGTCGCCCCGCGGGTCGCGCGCCCGGGACGGGGGCCCCGTCCGCCGGTCATGGATGGATGCACGGACGGGGCCGGTGCGGCCGGCCGTCAGCGTTCGCCAGCCAGAGCCGGGGCGGCGCTACTTGCCATCTCCACCTTGCGGTTGCGGCTGTGGGTCGCGCGGTGCCTCCGGGGGCATCGGGCCCCCGTCGTGCTTCCCGCCGTCGTCCTGTGCGACGGCCTCCAATTCCCGGGGGTGCCGGAACGGAATGCCGCGCCAGCCTTCGGCGTCGGGCGTGCGCGATGCGTACGTCTCAACGGCTGCGACGCTCATCCACCCACCTCCTCTTTCCTGAGGGGCCGTGCCGCCATACCGTCGAGGCACGGCCCGTGGATCCGCAGGGTTCCTGCGGCTGGGTCACCCGCCCCGGGCGCTCGACCGTCCAGGATTCCGCGGCCGGGGTGGGGTCTTTCTCAATTGCCGTAGCAGCCATTTTCCTTGGAGAGGAGCCAGCCCCCTAGTTCGTTTCCCGTTACCTCAAGAATTCGTCCCGGATTTCTTGCGCCAGACCCTTCATGGCATCGCCGTACAGCGCGATTTGGGAGAACCGAGCAAACGTCTCGCTATAGGTCTCCACGTCTTTGGGGTCGCGAGTGGTGTACTCGGCATGGAATGTCTCGGTGATCACTAGTCGATCGTCGTGAAGGCTGAAGCAGTTCATCGGGAAGTCCGGCAGGCGGCCGTTCTGGGGCACGATTCCGATGCGGACGTTGGGGAGCCGGGCAAAGGAAACCAGCCGATCGAGCTGGAGGGCCATCACGGCGCGTTCACAGATCAGCCAGCGAAGGACGTGCTCGCAGATCAGGAAGTGGAAGCTCCGTTCAGCCTCGTAGAGCGTCGCCTGGCGTTCAAGCCGTGCCGCCACCGTTCGAGCCCGGGTCGGCTCGGGTAGTTCCGGGGGCAGGCCGAACACCGCGGATGCGTATTCGGGGGTCTGGAGCAACCCGGGAATCAACTGCCCCTGAAAGAGCCTGAGATGCATGGTTGTGGCCTCAATGGCCTTGATCGTGTGTTGGTGCTTCCACGGCCCCATGCGGCGCAGCAGGCGCCACGCAGTCGCTTCGGTGACTTCCGCCCGGGCCGTGGCCAGGAATTCGCCCTTCACGGTTTCGGAGACGCCGATGGCGCTCAGGATCAGGTCCACGTCCTGGAGCGTGGGTAGCGTCCGCCCGTTCTCGACCTTGGACAGCTTTCCCGCTGACATGGAAGCCCTGCGGGCCACGGTGCTTCCGGTCAGTCCGGAGGCGATTCGCAGCGTCCGCAGGGCTCTGCCGATGGACTCCGTGCTCAGTGCTGCCGCTCCCAGTACTCCGCGAACGGCACGGCATGGCGCAATGCCACGTCCCGATAGCTCCGGTATGTGCTGAGCTTGTTCGGAGGCAGCAACTCGGCGCCGATGAACGCGCCCTTCTCGGTGTAGTGCATGCGGTACACCTGCCGGTCGTCGAACAGCCAGAAGTCATGGTCAGGCAGACCCGTCACGGCCTGCTCGGCGAGGTCGATGATCCCGATGGACTCCCCGGCCTGGATGTTGCCGGGGTACGCGGCCAGCTCGTACCGCAGGTAGTCGGTCAACGGCGAGGTGAGGACGTGGACCCGGGACACCCGCTTGCCCTTGTCGGTCATCGACCGCACCCAAGGGTTGTCGGCCCAATCCGGGCCCATGTCCTGTCCGGCGAGGAACCGAGTGATCTCTTCGCGCTCCT includes the following:
- a CDS encoding AfsR/SARP family transcriptional regulator — its product is MDDGPGQVRERLRFTVLGPVRAWRGGSSLAVGSPQQRALLAALLLRGGRTATAPELVDALWGDEPPHAALAALRTYASRLRKALGDDAEALASESGGYALRPVNGTPLDLDHDTAEQYAADAEKAKAAGDRDRARELLDAALDLWDGEPLAGVPGPYAENQRTRLQEWRLSLTEHRLDLDLEAGYHAEAVSELTALTAAHPLRERLRELLMLALYRSGRQAEALAVYADTRKLLADELGVDPRASLSELHQRILQADTELDAPAPTGGPDALEATLVRPRQLPATVADFTGRTAFVRELSDQLATADGSVMAVSAVAGIGGVGKTTLAVHVAHAAREHFPDGQLYVDLQGAGHTPAEPEAVLGAFLRALGTADSAIPDGLEERSALFRSTLAGRRVLALLDNARDAAQVRPLLPGTAGCAALITSRSRMIDLASAHLVDLDVMSPEEALTLFTRIVGEERVTSERQAAMAVVGACGFLPLAIRIAASRLAARRTWTVSTLATKLADERRRLDELRAGDLAVKATFELGYKQLEPAQARAFRLLGLADGPDISLMAAAAVLDLDADATEELLESLVDTSLLESAAPGRYRFHDLVRLYARACAERDEHPPSERDAALTRLLDFYLATAARMYALERPGDRLIAHMERTNYPGLDFQDRALALEWLFIEAGCLLSCARQSSGPAAIRGAADLLLLVKDLAESGAEALQYEQTSIALLKAARELGNQHAEARLHLALTYVRTLTGRLDEADENAKSAMLLGLATEDAFTCSYAPNDRGIIANAQGRHSDAEGYLRQALAAFHDDDNRQSEASALCNLSRVHLATGRVDSAIQLAQQGIAIYRELGARRRLANGMYALALAYTEAMRLEEANQQLTDALAIFKDSRQRFWEAMTNFRLAEVDLAGGRPASAANRAEQALTALRGIGGDSWRATFLTALGRALHALGHVGRARVCWQESLAIFERLGSPEGGAVQALLTPAAVA
- a CDS encoding DUF6879 family protein, yielding MLSGEQFGRLFDAFERTGFRLETLSEYDVEEEREEITRFLAGQDMGPDWADNPWVRSMTDKGKRVSRVHVLTSPLTDYLRYELAAYPGNIQAGESIGIIDLAEQAVTGLPDHDFWLFDDRQVYRMHYTEKGAFIGAELLPPNKLSTYRSYRDVALRHAVPFAEYWERQH
- a CDS encoding amidohydrolase family protein is translated as METNPVETNTPIPRIISVDDHTVEPPDVWRDRLPSKYHDTGPRIVRAPLTEVTFVGGKFAPKMGAPGDDGPMTDWWIYEDLHRPLTRLDTAVGYSRDEIKLEGITYEQMRPGSFSVPERLADMDVNHVQSALCFPTFPRFCGQTFTEAKDRELALLGVRAYNDWMVQEWCGPQAGGRLIPLTLIPLWDAELAAEEVRRNAARGVRAVCFSEIPPHLGLPSIHTDYWDPFLRACDETGTVIAMHIGSSSKMPSTSADAPPAVGSTITFANCCFSMVDWLLSGTFDRFPNLRIMYAEGQIGWIPYILERADVVWEENRAWGGVADKVLRPPSELFADHVYGCFFDDAFGLRNLDAIGVGNVLYETDYPHSDSTWPNSRQVAETQMSHLPPDTIDRIVRGNAIELLGLTGEGLWGPGVGGS
- a CDS encoding helix-turn-helix domain-containing protein; translated protein: MAPCRAVRGVLGAAALSTESIGRALRTLRIASGLTGSTVARRASMSAGKLSKVENGRTLPTLQDVDLILSAIGVSETVKGEFLATARAEVTEATAWRLLRRMGPWKHQHTIKAIEATTMHLRLFQGQLIPGLLQTPEYASAVFGLPPELPEPTRARTVAARLERQATLYEAERSFHFLICEHVLRWLICERAVMALQLDRLVSFARLPNVRIGIVPQNGRLPDFPMNCFSLHDDRLVITETFHAEYTTRDPKDVETYSETFARFSQIALYGDAMKGLAQEIRDEFLR